ACGGTAGGAGAAGCAGATCATATGAGGCAGCGGTTTATTCCGCAAGGCAGTCTTCAAAGCGGACGCTTCCTCCGCGTTCATCCCGACCGGCTTCTCCAATGCAAACGGCTTGCCGTGCTCTATGGCTGCCATAGCAATGGCGAAGTGGCTGACGGTTGGCGTGCCGATGGTGACGGCATCGACCTCCGAATTGCGAAGCAGCTCGGAGTAGCTGAGGTAAGCACGATCCTCGGGAATATTCCACTGCACGCGCCTTGCGGCAAGGCGGTTCTCATCCTCGTCGCAGATCGCCCAAATCTCGGCCTCCCCGCTTGCGAGTATGCCTTCGCTATGAAAGTCGGCAATGCCGCCAAGTCCGATAATACCGATTTTTAATTTACTCATACGCACCATCCCAACGATTCCCGGATTAAAAACCACACCATCAGATTAGCCTGTGATAGAATGATTGAAAATGGCGGATCGAGACACTTTTTGTACAATAGCGACTTTTGAGAAAAAGGGGAATGTTATGCTGTCCGTAAACATGGAGCTTATTCCTACCGTTACGTTTCTTGGATTCGTGGCTTACACCAGCCCGTGGATTCACTTCAAACGAAACGTAGACGAATATATTCTGTACATTATCAAAAGCGGAGAGCTGCATATCGAAGAGAATGGCGAGCGTTACGTATTGCGCAGAGGGGACGTATTTATGCTGGAGCCGAATCTGGATCATGAAGGGTTCGAGAAGCATGTATGCGACTATTATTACATTCACTTTAAGCATCCGGATATTCAAACGGTGCATATCGAGGATATGGAGAGTTACGCGAGGAGCTTCTTTCTGGAGGATCAGGAACCGGAGGCCGGCTGCAGCCATGGCTTCCCGAAGCATTTTAACTTGGCCAACGTAAACGTGAGAAGTCAAGCGTACAATCACCTGAATGAGATGGGGCAGCTATACCTGCGGAAAAATTATAACCGCAGCATGACGGCCCTCAAGCTGGCGGAGCTGTTCGTCCAGTTGTCCCGCGCTTATCTTGCGGAGCATCTGCAAAGCGCAAGGAAACGGACCACCAAAGGGGAGGCTACCGCTTACGAGCTGCTTGATTACATCCATCAGCATTACCCGGACAAAATAACGGGCTCCGATATCGAAGCCCGCTTTGATTGCAATTTCGATTATTTGAACCGGATCTTTAACAAGATTACCGGCTGCTCCATTACGCATTACGTCAATAAAGTAAGGGTGAACCGGGCCCGGGAGCTGCTGGAGAAAACGCATATGACCATCGGCGAGGTCGCCGAGCTGGTTGGCTTCAGCGATATTTATTATTTCAGCAAAGTGTTCAAAAAATACGTCGGGCTTTCCCCTGCTTATTATAAAGGGACAAGGTGAAAC
This region of Paenibacillus sp. JDR-2 genomic DNA includes:
- a CDS encoding helix-turn-helix transcriptional regulator, translated to MLSVNMELIPTVTFLGFVAYTSPWIHFKRNVDEYILYIIKSGELHIEENGERYVLRRGDVFMLEPNLDHEGFEKHVCDYYYIHFKHPDIQTVHIEDMESYARSFFLEDQEPEAGCSHGFPKHFNLANVNVRSQAYNHLNEMGQLYLRKNYNRSMTALKLAELFVQLSRAYLAEHLQSARKRTTKGEATAYELLDYIHQHYPDKITGSDIEARFDCNFDYLNRIFNKITGCSITHYVNKVRVNRARELLEKTHMTIGEVAELVGFSDIYYFSKVFKKYVGLSPAYYKGTR